A portion of the Candidatus Pristimantibacillus lignocellulolyticus genome contains these proteins:
- a CDS encoding diguanylate cyclase, with product MSTPIKKVCAIFLVLFVTMIVFVNIYPKSSLAKSSDDDRIAAFIDLSEVASDEQPFYSALDGEWFYFPEMLLSPTEVHSYILRDYADTEQLPSSFEDDAGTTNTYATYATRLKIPKQYVGRTLAIHIPFQYSAYKMFVDGIEIASNGQVGSDKTSHQSEMAPRLGYKVPNTDEILITLQISSFEHIRGGIENSMFIGEANVVAQKFNTNIIWTLFVNGCICIMSLFMILFAWFRRQERVFFMFGLFCLFFSIRSFYGYPFYYTLTILELPWIWGTRLEYFFTVASILTFIWLISEWYKQQISKKVVVYTTYFISALMVITLFTKPVFFQKLYFTVFYLVIPLIIYFIVVIVKGFLTGSKRDIVNMVGLIIVSVGSLNDYAFGQGWIKSINLALPAVGIYVVIHVILMSRSYAEKVFETESLNESLIQLNTTLDEKVNLRTEQLTKANELLEKQALIDGLTGVYNRHRFNEYIRQAFQQSHEEGSSLSIIMFDLDEFKKYNDHYGHIQGDYLLKQVVEIVARYLPVNSLFARFGGEEFVIVLPNMLLSEAYTIADVIRQGVEDEKLIHIKRVDGFATISVGVASMTKQSTFNSEVELIDAADQQLYRSKNAGRNVTSSVEKIHYFDIQH from the coding sequence TTGTCTACTCCTATAAAAAAAGTATGTGCTATATTTCTAGTTTTGTTCGTGACGATGATTGTTTTTGTTAATATATATCCCAAAAGTTCTCTTGCAAAAAGTTCAGACGATGATAGGATTGCTGCATTTATCGATCTAAGTGAAGTCGCAAGTGATGAACAACCATTCTATTCTGCACTAGATGGAGAATGGTTCTACTTTCCCGAAATGTTACTTTCACCCACAGAAGTACATTCATATATATTGCGAGATTACGCTGACACCGAACAACTACCAAGTTCATTCGAAGACGATGCAGGTACAACGAATACTTATGCAACGTATGCTACAAGATTAAAAATCCCTAAACAGTATGTAGGTCGTACTTTAGCTATTCATATCCCATTTCAATACAGCGCTTACAAAATGTTCGTTGATGGAATTGAAATCGCTAGTAATGGACAAGTCGGGAGCGATAAAACTTCCCATCAATCAGAGATGGCACCACGATTAGGGTATAAGGTGCCAAATACAGATGAAATATTAATAACTTTACAAATATCTAGTTTTGAGCATATTCGTGGTGGAATCGAGAACTCAATGTTTATCGGTGAAGCAAATGTCGTAGCTCAAAAATTTAATACGAATATTATATGGACATTGTTTGTTAATGGTTGTATTTGTATTATGAGTCTATTTATGATTCTTTTTGCATGGTTTCGTAGACAAGAACGTGTGTTTTTTATGTTTGGTTTATTCTGTCTGTTCTTCTCTATACGCTCTTTTTATGGATATCCATTCTATTACACGTTAACAATACTTGAACTACCTTGGATATGGGGAACAAGATTGGAGTATTTCTTTACAGTGGCTAGTATTTTGACGTTTATATGGTTGATATCGGAATGGTATAAACAGCAAATATCAAAGAAAGTAGTTGTCTACACAACTTATTTTATTTCTGCTTTAATGGTAATTACTTTATTCACAAAGCCAGTATTTTTTCAAAAACTATACTTCACTGTTTTTTATCTAGTTATTCCTCTAATAATTTATTTTATAGTCGTTATTGTAAAAGGATTTCTCACGGGTAGTAAGAGGGATATTGTCAATATGGTAGGATTAATCATTGTTAGTGTTGGTTCATTGAACGATTATGCATTTGGTCAAGGTTGGATTAAATCGATTAATTTAGCGTTACCTGCAGTTGGCATATATGTCGTTATCCATGTTATTTTGATGAGTCGCAGTTATGCGGAAAAAGTATTTGAAACGGAATCGTTGAATGAGTCATTAATCCAACTCAACACGACATTAGATGAGAAAGTAAACCTTCGTACTGAACAACTGACGAAAGCTAATGAATTGCTGGAAAAGCAAGCTTTAATCGATGGTCTAACAGGAGTGTACAATCGTCATCGTTTTAATGAATATATTAGACAAGCTTTTCAACAGTCTCATGAAGAGGGTTCTTCATTGTCTATCATTATGTTCGATTTGGATGAATTCAAGAAATATAATGATCATTATGGTCATATTCAAGGCGATTATCTATTAAAACAAGTCGTAGAAATTGTTGCACGCTACCTTCCTGTCAATAGTTTGTTTGCACGTTTTGGTGGGGAAGAATTCGTAATTGTTTTACCTAATATGCTTCTTTCGGAAGCTTATACGATCGCAGATGTAATACGACAAGGCGTTGAAGATGAGAAGCTTATTCACATTAAACGAGTAGATGGTTTTGCAACAATTAGTGTGGGAGTAGCGTCTATGACAAAACAATCAACATTTAATTCTGAGGTAGAGCTAATCGATGCAGCTGACCAACAATTATATCGTTCTAAAAACGCAGGACGAAATGTTACCTCTTCTGTTGAGAAAATTCATTATTTCGATATACAGCATTAA
- the phnE gene encoding phosphonate ABC transporter, permease protein PhnE — MNAIDKQYINRPKMRWTQIVSTLAVILLFFWSTSAIQLKNWSANGLEIAGNILNGLVTPDLDILFNFTQKGVPYLLLETMSIALLGTIVGGILAIPLAFLSASNIVPKPISFIVRFILIIIRTIPAIVYGLMFIRVTGPGPFTGVLTMSLTSIGMLSKLYVDVIEDLDTSVLESMESIGCTTIEKIRFGIIPQLTAMFLSIFIYRYDMNLRDAAILGLVGAGGIGAPLIFAMNSYRWSEAGSILIGLILLILIIEIISNKIRTKLVQG; from the coding sequence ATGAATGCGATTGATAAGCAATATATAAACCGGCCCAAGATGCGTTGGACGCAAATCGTCTCAACGCTTGCTGTAATTTTATTGTTTTTTTGGTCGACTTCTGCAATACAACTGAAAAATTGGTCGGCCAATGGACTTGAAATAGCGGGAAATATATTAAACGGTCTAGTTACTCCGGACCTAGATATACTTTTTAACTTCACACAAAAAGGTGTCCCATATTTGTTGTTAGAGACGATGTCCATTGCTTTACTTGGTACAATTGTGGGGGGCATACTAGCGATACCACTTGCGTTTCTATCGGCATCTAATATCGTTCCTAAACCAATATCCTTTATTGTTAGATTTATATTAATTATTATTAGAACGATACCTGCTATCGTATACGGACTCATGTTCATTCGTGTTACAGGTCCAGGTCCGTTTACAGGTGTACTTACAATGTCACTGACAAGTATCGGTATGCTCTCTAAATTATATGTTGACGTTATTGAGGATCTTGATACGTCAGTATTAGAATCGATGGAATCCATTGGATGTACGACCATTGAAAAAATACGGTTTGGCATTATTCCACAACTAACAGCGATGTTTCTATCGATCTTTATATATCGATACGATATGAATTTACGGGATGCGGCAATACTTGGTTTAGTAGGAGCGGGTGGTATCGGTGCTCCATTAATATTCGCTATGAATTCATATCGCTGGTCTGAAGCTGGCTCAATACTCATTGGCCTAATTCTACTAATACTAATTATTGAAATCATATCAAATAAAATAAGAACAAAACTAGTTCAAGGATAG
- the phnE gene encoding phosphonate ABC transporter, permease protein PhnE: MQSSKLLTKTITLPNGKVVHERRSLFPLYMMIALVLIYYSIQLTRFNLELLFSRIHQFFVILQDMVPPNWDYISQLMNPLIATIKMSLFGSLLGSICALPLAILAASNINGMKWLSITMKFVLSLLRTLPTLVVALIATFVFGLGTMAGTVAIFLFSIAYVGKLLYEQIENANMGAYEAMHAMGLTTVQSFRYAIFPQVLPNYLSTSLFCFEGNVRYAAILGFVGAGGIGLILKESLGWRNYSNLGMILIMLIATVYIIESISEYFRKKLT, encoded by the coding sequence ATGCAAAGCAGCAAGTTGTTAACGAAAACGATTACTTTACCAAACGGTAAAGTGGTGCATGAACGTCGTTCGTTATTCCCGCTATACATGATGATTGCTCTTGTTCTAATCTATTACTCGATTCAACTGACCCGATTCAATTTGGAGCTACTATTCAGTAGAATTCATCAATTTTTTGTTATTCTTCAAGATATGGTCCCACCTAATTGGGATTACATCTCACAATTAATGAATCCTCTGATTGCAACGATTAAGATGTCTCTTTTTGGATCATTACTAGGTTCAATTTGTGCATTACCACTTGCAATTTTAGCTGCAAGCAATATTAATGGTATGAAGTGGCTATCAATAACGATGAAATTCGTACTAAGTTTGCTAAGGACGTTACCTACATTAGTTGTTGCATTAATTGCTACATTCGTATTTGGACTAGGAACAATGGCAGGTACTGTTGCTATTTTTCTATTCTCTATCGCATATGTAGGTAAGTTATTATATGAACAAATTGAAAATGCAAATATGGGAGCATATGAAGCGATGCATGCAATGGGATTAACGACAGTTCAATCGTTCCGCTATGCAATATTTCCACAAGTTCTTCCAAACTATTTGTCTACTTCTCTATTCTGTTTTGAAGGTAATGTTCGATATGCGGCGATTCTTGGTTTTGTAGGTGCAGGTGGTATTGGATTAATATTAAAGGAAAGTCTAGGGTGGAGAAACTACAGTAACTTAGGAATGATTCTTATTATGCTTATTGCAACAGTATATATTATTGAGTCCATTAGTGAATATTTCCGCAAAAAACTGACATAG
- the phnC gene encoding phosphonate ABC transporter ATP-binding protein → MIQFDHVNKRYPNGYQALKDINLSIKQGEFVAIIGLSGAGKSTLLRCINRMHHITDGSLKVNGTDIKQLKGKEIRTLRRNIGMIFQSFNLVTRISVINNVLVAFVPEISWWRKLLGIFREEEKKKALMALDRVTILDKAFVRVDQLSGGQQQRVALARTLAQNPSIILADEPVASLDPITAHQVMNDFKRINEEINMTILINIHHVDLALAYATRIIGIRGGEVVFDGTTSEVNEEVLQYIYNGNIEEGDINRDAKQQVVNENDYFTKR, encoded by the coding sequence ATGATTCAATTTGATCATGTGAACAAGCGCTATCCCAACGGCTATCAAGCGTTAAAAGATATAAATCTATCTATCAAGCAAGGAGAATTCGTGGCAATAATCGGATTATCTGGAGCAGGAAAATCTACTTTACTACGTTGCATAAATCGTATGCATCATATTACGGATGGTTCTTTGAAAGTGAACGGAACGGACATAAAGCAGCTTAAGGGAAAAGAAATTCGGACGTTAAGAAGAAATATAGGTATGATTTTTCAATCATTTAACCTTGTAACCAGAATTTCTGTCATTAATAATGTATTAGTTGCATTTGTTCCCGAGATTTCTTGGTGGAGAAAGCTTCTTGGTATTTTTAGAGAGGAAGAGAAGAAGAAAGCATTGATGGCATTGGATCGAGTAACTATTCTTGATAAAGCTTTCGTTCGAGTAGATCAATTATCAGGCGGTCAACAGCAACGTGTTGCATTAGCAAGAACGTTAGCACAAAACCCGAGTATTATACTTGCTGACGAGCCAGTCGCATCGTTGGATCCGATAACAGCTCATCAAGTCATGAATGATTTCAAAAGAATCAATGAAGAGATTAATATGACTATCCTTATCAATATTCACCATGTTGATTTAGCACTTGCATATGCGACACGTATCATTGGTATTCGCGGAGGTGAAGTAGTATTTGATGGAACTACTTCAGAGGTGAATGAAGAGGTGTTGCAATACATTTATAATGGAAATATTGAGGAGGGTGACATAAATCGAGATGCAAAGCAGCAAGTTGTTAACGAAAACGATTACTTTACCAAACGGTAA
- a CDS encoding PhnD/SsuA/transferrin family substrate-binding protein — MKKFGMGLSLLMIIVFLAACGSNNNENATKAGADKNIDKLSISFVPSRDPQEIITATEPLKEMLKKELTAQGYEIGTVDITVGTNYEAVGEALSAGTTDVGLIPGGTYVLYDDGAEVILTATRAGLNNDSDNPVDWNKNEPTEATDVQATSYRALLIAGPSEKGKALAAKVNAGTALTFEDLNDVSWNVMSSSSPAGYIYPALWLKENFSKTITDLSQVVQADSYASAFARLATGQTDVMVTYADARRDYAAKWISEYSRTASIWEETDLIGVMPAIYNDTISVSKNSSIMNEDLKAALQQAFINIGNSDAGKEVIAIYSHGGYQIAKDSDYDNERKAQELVQQLK; from the coding sequence ATGAAAAAATTTGGAATGGGCTTAAGCTTACTTATGATTATTGTATTTTTAGCGGCATGTGGTAGTAATAACAATGAAAATGCTACGAAGGCAGGAGCAGACAAAAATATAGACAAGCTGAGTATAAGCTTCGTACCTTCTCGTGACCCACAAGAAATTATTACTGCTACCGAACCGCTAAAAGAAATGTTAAAAAAAGAACTTACCGCACAAGGCTATGAAATTGGAACAGTTGATATTACTGTAGGTACAAACTACGAGGCAGTAGGAGAAGCCTTATCCGCAGGAACGACAGATGTAGGATTAATTCCAGGTGGTACATATGTGCTTTATGATGACGGTGCAGAAGTTATTCTAACTGCAACACGTGCTGGACTTAATAATGATTCGGATAATCCGGTAGATTGGAATAAAAATGAACCAACAGAAGCCACAGATGTACAAGCCACTTCTTATCGTGCGTTATTAATTGCAGGTCCTTCAGAAAAAGGTAAGGCGTTAGCTGCAAAAGTTAATGCTGGAACTGCTCTAACATTTGAAGATTTGAATGATGTTTCATGGAATGTTATGTCATCTTCATCACCCGCTGGTTATATATACCCTGCACTTTGGTTGAAGGAAAACTTCAGTAAAACAATCACCGATCTTTCTCAAGTTGTACAAGCAGATTCATATGCAAGCGCATTTGCTCGATTAGCAACTGGTCAAACAGATGTAATGGTAACTTATGCGGACGCTAGACGTGATTATGCTGCCAAATGGATTTCAGAATATAGTCGCACAGCTTCGATATGGGAAGAAACTGATCTAATTGGTGTAATGCCTGCGATATATAATGACACTATTAGTGTAAGTAAAAATTCTTCAATTATGAATGAAGATCTAAAAGCAGCATTACAACAAGCATTTATTAATATCGGTAATTCAGATGCTGGGAAAGAAGTCATTGCGATTTACAGCCATGGTGGGTACCAAATCGCAAAAGACAGTGATTATGATAATGAGCGAAAAGCACAGGAACTAGTACAACAATTGAAGTAG
- a CDS encoding bifunctional metallophosphatase/5'-nucleotidase, with product MSTHTIQLLVTSDIHGYIMPTSYRGVPESLGLAQLATRIEELRSFHPTLLIDNGDLIQGSPLTYFKQTFLPLDTNPIIQATNELAYDAAIFGNHEFNYGKENLDRIIEQSQFPWLSCNIRNDDGTDWVKPYQIFEVDGVRIGVIGATTHFITTWEDPAHLTGLQIDDALSSVTYWLGVMKELEKVHVSVISYHGGFSHSLETGGLEETDSGENQGFQMLQQLDFDVLITGHQHREISTKAYGKSIVQPGSRAVKVGQVMIQIELENDEVTHIQHIPDLISIVEHDHLHPKVVASVIALHDETERWLDEPIAAVKGDMLYHNAMDVRIHKHPYIQFLQQLQMDVTGAPISCTSLFHDQPGGFKPIVTMRDIVTNYIYPNTLKVLAVTGQQLMLALEQCASYFTVENDQIAVAPSFLYPKAQPYNYDMWEGINYTMDISKPIGSRIIQATINELPIKPLESFHVVMNNYRATGAGNFPYFTTCPVISDLQIDMTEVIATYLRTHPVIHAHVEQNWNIIK from the coding sequence ATGTCAACACACACGATTCAACTACTCGTTACAAGTGATATTCATGGTTACATAATGCCTACATCATACCGTGGTGTACCTGAATCACTTGGTCTTGCTCAATTAGCCACCAGAATAGAAGAGCTACGTTCATTCCATCCAACTTTGTTAATTGATAACGGTGATCTTATTCAAGGGAGTCCACTTACCTATTTCAAACAAACTTTTCTCCCATTAGATACCAATCCTATTATTCAAGCTACCAATGAACTAGCATATGATGCAGCTATATTCGGAAATCATGAATTTAACTATGGAAAGGAAAATTTAGATAGGATCATTGAACAATCACAGTTTCCTTGGCTCAGTTGTAATATTAGAAATGATGATGGTACAGATTGGGTGAAACCATATCAAATATTTGAAGTTGATGGTGTGCGCATCGGAGTTATTGGCGCCACTACACATTTCATTACGACTTGGGAAGACCCTGCACATCTAACAGGACTGCAAATTGATGATGCCCTATCATCAGTAACTTATTGGCTCGGGGTTATGAAAGAGCTAGAAAAAGTGCATGTATCGGTTATTAGTTATCATGGTGGGTTTTCACATTCCTTAGAGACCGGAGGATTAGAGGAGACTGATTCAGGTGAGAATCAAGGATTTCAGATGTTGCAACAACTTGATTTTGATGTCTTAATTACTGGGCACCAACATCGAGAGATTAGTACAAAAGCTTATGGAAAATCAATCGTGCAGCCTGGATCGAGAGCTGTTAAAGTTGGACAGGTAATGATACAAATAGAGTTAGAAAATGATGAGGTCACTCATATTCAACATATCCCCGATTTAATATCGATTGTTGAGCATGATCATCTTCATCCTAAAGTGGTTGCTTCAGTAATTGCGTTACATGATGAGACCGAACGATGGCTCGACGAACCGATTGCCGCTGTTAAAGGAGACATGCTGTATCATAATGCAATGGATGTACGGATTCATAAACATCCTTATATACAGTTTCTTCAACAGCTTCAAATGGATGTTACAGGTGCTCCTATCTCTTGTACCTCACTATTTCACGATCAGCCAGGAGGCTTCAAGCCGATCGTTACAATGCGCGATATAGTAACGAATTATATATACCCTAACACACTTAAAGTACTTGCTGTGACAGGACAACAGTTAATGTTGGCACTAGAACAATGTGCATCTTATTTCACAGTAGAAAATGATCAAATCGCAGTAGCTCCCTCATTCCTTTATCCTAAAGCACAACCTTACAACTATGATATGTGGGAAGGGATTAACTACACGATGGATATATCAAAACCGATTGGCTCTAGAATCATTCAAGCAACAATTAATGAACTACCTATTAAGCCTCTGGAAAGTTTCCACGTAGTAATGAATAATTATCGTGCGACTGGAGCTGGGAACTTTCCTTATTTTACAACTTGTCCTGTCATCTCCGATTTGCAAATTGATATGACAGAAGTAATTGCTACTTACCTACGTACACATCCTGTTATTCATGCCCATGTCGAGCAAAACTGGAATATTATTAAGTAA
- a CDS encoding polysaccharide deacetylase family protein has product MSKKKTSIIILILAVLIICIPEVYASQMKKSKTYYKNKVIVLMYHHIDETESGATISPARFGTHMKLLDEKGYNVISVEQFAEFMKKKAKVPNNAVVITFDDGYDSFRQYAVPIMEKYDMVGTHFIIGTSSDLHNVKTAHLTWEDMRDMKEKGNSFYSHTYDLHNYGPLNKDGSKTGPMLSNPLYLKDKGRVETDKEYLARITKDLSLMEQRLSDELNNDYQMIAFPFGAFNEKSKKVLKDLGVTLFFTTRPGINKPGSDEVYRLNGGTPKLTANKFLERLEEYHD; this is encoded by the coding sequence ATGAGTAAAAAGAAAACATCGATTATTATTTTAATTTTGGCAGTATTAATTATTTGTATTCCAGAGGTCTATGCTAGTCAGATGAAGAAATCCAAAACTTATTATAAGAACAAAGTAATCGTTCTTATGTATCATCATATTGATGAGACAGAAAGTGGAGCAACGATTTCTCCTGCTAGATTTGGCACTCATATGAAATTGCTAGATGAAAAAGGGTATAACGTCATTAGTGTGGAACAATTCGCTGAATTTATGAAGAAGAAAGCTAAAGTTCCAAATAACGCAGTGGTTATCACATTTGACGATGGATATGATAGTTTCCGCCAGTACGCAGTACCGATTATGGAAAAGTACGATATGGTTGGAACACACTTTATCATTGGAACAAGCTCAGACCTACATAATGTAAAAACTGCTCACTTAACATGGGAAGACATGCGTGATATGAAGGAAAAAGGTAATAGCTTCTACAGTCATACGTATGATCTTCATAATTATGGACCACTTAATAAAGATGGAAGCAAAACAGGACCAATGTTATCAAATCCTCTTTATCTAAAGGATAAAGGAAGAGTAGAAACAGATAAGGAATATCTTGCACGTATCACAAAAGATTTATCACTAATGGAACAGCGTTTAAGTGATGAGTTAAATAATGATTATCAAATGATTGCATTCCCGTTTGGTGCATTTAATGAAAAATCTAAGAAGGTTCTAAAAGATCTAGGGGTAACATTATTCTTTACAACTCGTCCCGGAATTAATAAGCCTGGAAGTGATGAGGTTTATCGCCTTAATGGAGGAACACCGAAATTAACTGCGAACAAGTTTCTTGAAAGACTTGAAGAATATCACGATTAA
- a CDS encoding acyltransferase → MNASLLKKNSAIPELSIVRAIAIIGVLSVHSTSVAVSTGMIDSNLFFLYNFANIFLKFGTTTFIFLSSFVLFYNYYSRPITKELIAGFYKKRLLFIIIPYLVFSLFYFFLKYYLGSASLSLGELLNKLWGQLLIGKAHDHLYFVYISIQFYLMFPILLFIFKKLPKLTHWLIPIGIIIQWSFFIINKYGADFGFDVPVKSRGSWSLSYFSYYFLGAYIGIYFNELKRWIIVAKDNVTKKRLTLWISTLCLWVIAGLYHVNIYYQIRQNAASYNTTWMDFVWNAHALLTAIVLLQLSFILYRKLPTFIRGLATRLGELSFGIYLFHPFILMIYRKFPATSGNIYLHHLWYLGGFLLALVASWVVVTLFAKFVPYNWIVFGNLPKSKRRSEKALIEKEQGVQL, encoded by the coding sequence ATGAATGCTAGTTTATTGAAAAAAAACAGTGCGATTCCTGAACTTTCTATCGTGAGAGCAATAGCAATTATTGGAGTATTATCAGTTCATTCGACATCTGTTGCGGTAAGTACTGGGATGATAGATTCTAATCTATTTTTTCTATACAATTTCGCTAATATCTTTTTGAAGTTTGGCACAACAACCTTTATTTTCTTAAGTAGTTTTGTATTGTTCTACAATTACTACTCAAGGCCGATTACGAAAGAATTGATCGCAGGTTTCTATAAGAAACGATTGCTATTTATTATTATTCCTTATCTAGTATTCTCATTATTTTACTTTTTCCTGAAGTATTACCTTGGCTCCGCAAGTCTTTCTTTAGGTGAATTGTTAAATAAACTGTGGGGTCAACTATTAATAGGAAAAGCACATGACCATTTATATTTTGTCTATATTAGTATTCAATTTTATTTAATGTTTCCAATTTTACTCTTCATATTTAAGAAGTTACCTAAACTAACACATTGGCTAATTCCAATAGGGATCATCATTCAATGGAGTTTCTTCATTATTAATAAATATGGGGCCGACTTTGGATTCGACGTACCAGTTAAAAGTAGAGGTAGTTGGTCACTAAGTTACTTCTCCTATTATTTCTTGGGTGCATACATAGGAATTTACTTTAATGAATTGAAACGTTGGATCATCGTAGCGAAGGATAATGTTACGAAGAAGAGATTAACGCTCTGGATATCTACCCTTTGTTTATGGGTAATTGCAGGTCTATATCACGTCAATATCTACTATCAAATCCGTCAAAATGCTGCTTCATATAATACAACATGGATGGACTTCGTATGGAATGCTCACGCTTTATTAACAGCAATTGTATTGCTGCAACTTTCATTTATTTTATATCGCAAACTACCAACCTTTATACGCGGGTTAGCTACTAGATTAGGAGAGCTATCATTTGGGATATATTTATTCCATCCGTTTATTCTCATGATCTATCGTAAATTCCCAGCTACATCAGGAAATATCTATCTTCATCATCTGTGGTATCTAGGTGGTTTCTTATTAGCATTAGTAGCATCTTGGGTGGTCGTAACTCTATTCGCTAAATTTGTGCCTTATAACTGGATCGTATTCGGGAACTTACCGAAATCGAAGAGAAGGTCTGAGAAGGCTCTAATAGAGAAAGAACAAGGTGTTCAATTGTAG
- a CDS encoding rRNA pseudouridine synthase, translated as MLEKLRVDKLLSHAGYGTRSEIKKAVKAGRVFIDGVKVKDSGIIVQPDIQIITFDDEQVHYKSTIYLMLNKPQGVISATEDGRERTVIDLLSAEDNLLSPFPVGRLDKDTTGLLLLTNDGQLAHELLSPKKHVDKTYEALVLGEVNEADKIAFEQGVTLDDGYVTKPANLVIFEGLQSDEGLCTRIQLTITEGKFHQVKRMFLAVGKQVLTLTRLSMGPLQLDENLPLGKYRELTDEEVSLLKQHRGTGNNIVTNS; from the coding sequence GTGTTAGAAAAATTAAGAGTAGACAAGCTGCTTTCTCATGCGGGCTATGGGACACGTAGTGAAATCAAAAAGGCAGTAAAAGCAGGTCGTGTATTCATCGATGGTGTGAAAGTTAAAGATAGTGGAATTATAGTACAACCAGATATACAAATAATCACATTTGATGATGAGCAAGTACATTATAAGTCTACTATCTACCTTATGTTGAACAAGCCCCAAGGTGTTATCTCTGCAACAGAGGATGGTCGTGAGCGTACGGTGATCGATCTTCTGTCCGCCGAAGATAATTTGTTAAGCCCATTTCCAGTAGGACGTTTGGACAAAGACACAACAGGATTACTACTGTTAACGAATGATGGTCAGCTTGCACATGAACTTCTATCTCCGAAGAAACATGTAGATAAAACTTACGAAGCATTAGTGCTTGGAGAAGTTAATGAGGCAGATAAGATCGCTTTCGAGCAAGGTGTAACGCTAGATGATGGTTACGTTACAAAGCCAGCAAATCTAGTGATCTTCGAGGGTTTACAGTCTGATGAAGGACTATGTACTCGAATACAGCTAACGATTACAGAAGGAAAGTTTCATCAAGTGAAGCGCATGTTCCTTGCTGTAGGTAAGCAAGTATTGACTTTGACTCGTTTAAGTATGGGTCCATTGCAATTAGATGAAAACTTACCTTTAGGTAAATATCGTGAACTAACGGATGAAGAAGTGAGTTTACTGAAGCAACATCGTGGAACAGGGAATAACATCGTTACTAATTCATAA